The Vicinamibacterales bacterium genome includes a region encoding these proteins:
- a CDS encoding Rieske (2Fe-2S) protein, translating to MNDTRSTSWIRVMEEKELPEGGTAPVYPLGINVVLARVGGTVYAVSGKCAHMSCPLFTGSLDGHTLTCPCHDWRFDVRTGRFLDAPELGLAVYLVKAEGGSLFVKLD from the coding sequence ATGAACGACACTCGATCGACGAGCTGGATCCGGGTGATGGAAGAGAAGGAGTTGCCCGAAGGCGGCACGGCGCCCGTGTATCCGCTCGGGATCAATGTCGTGCTCGCGCGCGTCGGTGGAACCGTGTACGCGGTGTCCGGGAAATGCGCGCACATGTCCTGCCCGCTCTTCACCGGGAGCCTCGACGGCCATACCCTGACCTGTCCGTGCCACGACTGGCGCTTCGATGTGAGGACCGGACGATTCCTCGATGCTCCGGAACTCGGCCTGGCGGTCTACCTCGTCAAGGCCGAGGGGGGCAGCCTGTTCGTGAAACTCGACTGA
- a CDS encoding ferredoxin-thioredoxin reductase catalytic domain-containing protein, which yields MNTESRKQALRFFFSRVVEPMGFKFTPDTDLADFLLEQEVMLEGKHGIPFCPCQPLTPDRDRNMRIVCPCIPFHRKHFDAMRRCWCGLYVHEDVTDPDSLPQRSAKELGIE from the coding sequence ATGAACACCGAATCCAGAAAGCAGGCGCTCCGCTTCTTCTTCAGCCGGGTCGTCGAGCCGATGGGCTTCAAGTTCACGCCGGACACCGACCTGGCGGACTTCCTCCTCGAGCAGGAGGTGATGCTCGAAGGCAAGCACGGCATCCCCTTCTGTCCCTGTCAGCCGCTGACGCCCGACCGCGACCGCAACATGCGCATCGTCTGTCCGTGCATTCCGTTTCACCGGAAACATTTTGACGCCATGAGACGCTGCTGGTGCGGGTTGTACGTGCACGAGGACGTGACCGACCCAGACAGCCTGCCGCAGCGATCGGCGAAGGAGTTGGGCATTGAATGA
- a CDS encoding Rieske 2Fe-2S domain-containing protein, with translation MNDSFIRAIKTDEVAAGGMKAVVVNGLEIVVCNCGGTFYAVDRRCGHMNAPLEMGTLDGSILTCAMHCAQFDVITGESVSGPVPPHLGGEVAPPRLGAFLRNVGMLMQHVRTESIGVHKTTVEDGWVLVAEARVARS, from the coding sequence TTGAATGACAGTTTCATCCGGGCCATCAAGACCGATGAGGTGGCCGCCGGAGGCATGAAGGCGGTCGTGGTGAACGGCCTCGAGATCGTCGTCTGCAATTGCGGCGGGACCTTCTACGCCGTCGATCGCCGCTGCGGGCACATGAACGCGCCGCTCGAGATGGGAACACTCGACGGCTCAATCCTCACCTGCGCCATGCATTGTGCCCAGTTCGACGTGATCACGGGAGAGTCGGTCTCGGGCCCAGTGCCGCCCCACCTGGGAGGCGAGGTCGCGCCACCACGATTGGGCGCGTTTCTCCGGAACGTCGGCATGTTGATGCAGCACGTTCGCACCGAATCGATCGGTGTCCACAAGACGACAGTGGAAGACGGCTGGGTGTTGGTTGCCGAAGCTCGAGTGGCCCGTTCCTGA
- a CDS encoding glutaredoxin family protein, with protein MKKVTMYTLSTCPWCRKTKKFFTEHNIPYDFIDYDLADTATQARIMRELDAEGASGFPFVRIDDTVIVGYQPDRYATVLGV; from the coding sequence ATGAAGAAAGTCACGATGTACACCTTGTCGACCTGCCCCTGGTGCAGGAAGACCAAGAAGTTCTTCACCGAACACAACATCCCGTACGACTTCATCGACTACGACCTCGCCGACACCGCGACCCAGGCGAGGATCATGCGGGAACTCGACGCGGAGGGAGCCAGTGGCTTCCCGTTCGTGCGGATTGACGACACCGTGATTGTCGGATACCAGCCGGACCGTTACGCAACAGTCCTGGGCGTGTAG
- a CDS encoding WG repeat-containing protein, which produces MTKERNGEVENTGQCALMVKGQYKAWGPTLVLLRSVVVVLVLWLSSAAATAQTMAVSQANAGPSPANSAAGKMRIAPQVDDAWPFSEGLARVKQNGKWGFIDKAGALAIPPSFEEAESFSEGLARVKQNGKWGFIDRAGKVVVAPGYQDARRFTEGLAAVTLDGKWGFIDKAGSIVIPPTFKRASVFTDGLAAVTVPWGLGAFQYRYIDRTGAVVIKSVGDEYFDWANEFSEGRAIVCHRLTCRMIDKTGKIVVDGLSASSTLLLGFSEGRSAFLSAKDKFLGSEVRKRKVGFLDTNGAIVQSPSLDQSFLLLEYPYQQSVVHPSQMQRFVFSEGLAAVEQDGKWGFIDKAGAMAIPATFNGAHRFSEGLAVVIDTTGYRQRGLTRRSGAVGVYGYVDKTGTMVIGPYVLDDWGIKLKEASEGLAPVVVNGKWGYASRD; this is translated from the coding sequence ATGACGAAAGAGAGGAATGGTGAAGTCGAAAATACCGGGCAGTGTGCTCTCATGGTGAAAGGGCAGTACAAGGCTTGGGGGCCCACGCTTGTGCTGCTGCGGAGCGTAGTCGTCGTCCTGGTCCTGTGGCTCAGCAGCGCAGCAGCCACCGCCCAAACGATGGCGGTCTCTCAGGCGAACGCGGGACCGTCGCCAGCGAATTCGGCCGCCGGCAAAATGCGGATCGCTCCGCAGGTCGACGACGCGTGGCCGTTCTCGGAAGGCTTGGCGAGGGTCAAGCAGAACGGCAAGTGGGGATTCATCGACAAGGCGGGGGCCTTGGCCATCCCTCCCTCGTTCGAAGAAGCTGAGTCGTTCTCGGAAGGCTTGGCGAGGGTCAAGCAGAACGGCAAGTGGGGATTCATCGACAGAGCCGGGAAGGTGGTCGTCGCTCCCGGGTACCAAGATGCCCGGCGCTTCACCGAAGGGCTCGCTGCAGTCACGCTGGACGGCAAGTGGGGATTTATCGACAAAGCTGGGTCAATCGTCATCCCGCCGACGTTCAAGCGCGCTAGTGTCTTCACTGATGGGCTGGCGGCGGTCACCGTGCCTTGGGGGCTGGGCGCCTTCCAGTATCGCTACATCGACAGGACGGGAGCGGTCGTGATCAAGTCGGTTGGCGACGAGTACTTCGACTGGGCCAACGAATTCAGTGAAGGGCGCGCGATAGTCTGCCACCGCTTGACCTGCCGGATGATCGATAAGACCGGGAAGATCGTGGTCGACGGGCTCTCTGCCTCAAGTACGCTGCTATTGGGATTCAGTGAAGGTCGGTCCGCGTTCTTGTCCGCGAAAGACAAGTTCCTGGGCTCAGAGGTACGCAAACGAAAGGTGGGCTTCCTCGACACGAACGGGGCGATTGTTCAATCTCCGTCGCTTGATCAGTCCTTTCTACTGCTGGAATATCCCTACCAGCAGTCCGTAGTGCATCCATCCCAGATGCAACGATTCGTCTTCTCCGAAGGCCTGGCAGCGGTCGAGCAGGACGGCAAGTGGGGCTTCATCGACAAGGCAGGCGCGATGGCCATTCCAGCCACGTTCAATGGGGCGCACCGATTCTCCGAAGGGCTTGCCGTGGTGATCGACACGACGGGCTATCGTCAAAGGGGATTGACACGCCGCAGCGGCGCGGTAGGCGTATACGGATACGTGGACAAGACTGGAACCATGGTCATCGGTCCGTATGTCCTCGACGACTGGGGCATCAAATTGAAGGAAGCTTCTGAGGGGCTGGCGCCAGTCGTTGTCAACGGCAAGTGGGGTTATGCCAGCAGGGACTAG
- a CDS encoding type IV toxin-antitoxin system AbiEi family antitoxin, with protein sequence MERTRNREPDLAGYLDHIRDLPFIRDLRIDWQTERGERQVDGIVTLRTPRRTFTLGLEVKRTFLDRAATSGLIAEHLRLQRERRLPLLLAARYVPRPTGERLVEAGVNFVDRAGNIHLKLGDDHNILVLGRRAVQPAPMARRPSPALIQILFALLADAASAAWPVRALAEAAGIGRTAAAAARQRLVAEKVLQHQRGTYRLADRKRLADQFVDGYTRILRSHLVIGHFRAPERSPELLLEHFGRLAKRTDLVWAVTGGQAAYALQHFYRDDQIQVFSTTPSPELMRELRLVPDREGPIVLLRAFSSYCAWRQVGDIWVAHPWLIYAELLHQGEPRSLEAADQLREEYLGQ encoded by the coding sequence ATGGAGCGCACCAGGAATCGCGAACCGGATCTGGCCGGCTACCTTGACCACATCCGCGATCTTCCGTTCATCCGGGACCTTCGGATTGACTGGCAGACGGAGCGGGGCGAGCGCCAGGTCGACGGCATCGTTACGCTTCGCACACCCAGACGGACATTCACGCTGGGCCTCGAAGTGAAGCGCACCTTCCTCGACCGTGCCGCGACCAGCGGGCTGATTGCCGAGCATCTCCGGCTTCAGCGCGAGCGCCGGCTGCCGCTGTTGCTGGCGGCCCGCTACGTCCCTCGCCCGACCGGCGAGCGTCTCGTCGAGGCGGGCGTGAACTTCGTCGATCGTGCGGGAAACATCCATCTCAAGCTCGGCGACGATCACAACATCTTGGTTCTGGGGCGCCGGGCTGTGCAGCCCGCTCCGATGGCGCGTCGACCGAGCCCGGCCTTGATCCAGATCCTCTTTGCGCTGCTGGCCGACGCGGCGTCGGCGGCGTGGCCGGTTCGCGCCCTCGCCGAAGCGGCCGGAATCGGGAGAACCGCGGCGGCAGCGGCCCGGCAACGTCTTGTCGCTGAAAAGGTCCTGCAGCATCAGCGAGGCACCTATCGCCTCGCCGATCGGAAGCGTTTGGCGGACCAATTCGTCGACGGGTACACCCGCATCCTCCGGTCGCATCTCGTCATCGGGCATTTCAGGGCGCCTGAGCGTTCGCCGGAACTGCTGCTCGAGCACTTTGGCCGCTTGGCAAAGCGTACCGACTTGGTTTGGGCAGTCACGGGAGGACAGGCGGCCTACGCGCTGCAGCACTTCTACCGTGACGACCAGATCCAGGTGTTCAGCACGACTCCGTCGCCGGAGTTGATGCGGGAACTACGCCTTGTTCCCGATCGGGAAGGCCCGATCGTGCTCTTGCGTGCCTTCAGCAGCTACTGCGCATGGCGCCAGGTGGGGGACATCTGGGTGGCGCATCCGTGGCTGATCTACGCCGAGTTACTCCACCAGGGCGAGCCGCGATCTCTCGAAGCGGCCGATCAGCTTCGCGAGGAGTACCTCGGGCAATGA